The region CATAAAGGCCTGGGAAATACAGGTCGAAACACTCAGAGACATCAGGGACTGGATCAAGGACCAACTGCATGACTTTACACTGGAGAAACGCATGGCCAGAGGTGAGTTAGAAAGTCCAAGTACAGGAGGGCCAGATTAGGGGCTCAGCTACATTCACTGTTTATAAGTAAAAAATATAATTGGATATTGGTCCTTCCctatagcctgttccgggcgccacttgtcAGGGTCTAGTCCTGGTGGATTTAGGATAATTTGAAGCAGGGACTGAGTCGGCGATTGAtttaaagagagataagaaaagaatgttgtagataagaaaatagagagaaagaggctgatatttcttgtttacatagaaagccaataaaacttcaatataagaagtttgccctgttcacggaggccacaggtgtcctcctggtctcccgagggagtgaagacgcagaacgtctTTCCATTTAGGTCTAGAAACCTGGGCaaataagtgaacgcagggagcctctatgttctaagggatcagcctgaaaaaaagagagtgagagggagagagagaatgattgacacggggagaccaagctgTTTTGGTGAGCAAGACcacatagctttatttttaaaaaggacttttatatctttttcacaaatgatgttgtgtacaatATCTTTTGGCCTTGGAGAcctgtgaaacattttaagaccctcttttgataaaggctgttcaaccagaaaagttattttcccttgaagtgtttttttctttatatgtctaatctatgtcagcctcagaaagtatcaaacaaagttacatttttcatggagcaaaggtgcagtaagttacaacaaagaaaaaaccaattagctcaaaagtctgatgtggttagtttcaaggctacattttttttttattttattttttttacattttaactaTGTTAACAAAATATACTCCCAGATGCACAGTGggtaagagatatgggaacttagcaacaagtattggctcaacagtgaaatcatATACCAGCGCTACTCTAATcactttttaactctttgaaaggctctatggtgcctctcacagttgggagggtataaacaatcacatgtgtagttgtaaaagtctgggtaaggcaagttagagagccatcagaggggtttgagccaaaacactccttttatatgcaggagactgttagctggagctctaagttaactctttccagagaaaggtggtggggggacagccccctgttaatgtcagaagagttggtgagagcataatgcagtaaggcaggcagactgtGGTTTGGGGGGCAGATGTTTGGAGAAAGCCCAGGGGGTTTTCCtcgaggcctgatctcgcctttgcgttttgtcaggcccctttcctcatgacctttgccacgggtgggataccccatgctggctcccagcaccagTGGAAGGAGTGGCCTTTGGGGAGAGCACAGGGCCACATTAGCTGGGCCACGGGAAGTGGACCCAGGTGGGGCAAAGAATTTGTCAAGCCCAGAGGCTGAGCTCTTTCTTTCCCATGGTGGGAGCAGACCCCCTCACCCTGCAGGCCAGGATGGCATGTCGCTGTGAGGATGACAGACACATCAGTGGATCCTGGCAGTTTGGCTTGAATGGACAAATGAGCCTCCACTTTGATTTGGAGAATGGCCACTGGAGAGTGGATCACCCTGGAGGCAGATGGATGAAGGAGAAGTGGGAGAGTGACAGGGCAGTGACCGACTTCCTGAAGAAGGTCTCCATGGGAGACTGTCGGGCTTGGCTTCAGGCTTTCATGGTGCGCTGGGAGGAAATGTTGAAGACCACGGTAAgtgagaagggaggagaaagTGATCCTCCTCTCATGGTGACATGGACCcactcccgtgtgtgtgtgtgtgtgtgtgtgtgtgtgtgtttgaggaaGGGATCCATCGGGAGGTGAGTTGTTCCTGGGAGAGCAATGACCTGCGGATACTCTGTCATAtccttcctcccccacctcctgacGTCTCTCCTCACAGCACAGGCCTTTGGTCAACTCAACATGGATTTTTGCTAATTCCAAACCTGTAGACATCTTTTTGATTTCTGGGGTTTATTTCTCACTGTACCCTCTTTCCAGAATCTTCTTTCAAATGTCACCAATCCTTCTTCTGGAAATCTGTCAATACCACCTCGGCTGTAGCTCCTGAGGACTGTATCCTCATGTCACCATCTCTGATGTCATAGCGGGATTGAGTGCCTGTGTTGGAAACCTTGCTCCCCCATTAGCTGTCAGAGCCCTGTGAGGAGTgggctcctcccttccccctgTCTCGTCTGAGGATCTATCTCAGGGGCTTCCATGTGATGGGTGTAAATTCTGCATAATAGGGGTACTGAGTCAGGAGAGCGAGGAGGCATCTGCCGAGCTTGGGGTCTGGACAAGGGCTTCACTCTTGTTCTCCTTGCAGCATCACCGACCACGGTCCCGCCTACAGTGCAGCCCACAGTCCCGCCTACAGAGCAGCCCACGGCCCCGGCCATCAGTCCCATCACCTGGATCGCCCTTGGGGTTCTTGCCATTTTTGTCATAATGGCATCGTAGCCTGGATCCTTTACAAGAAGAGGTACTGAGGGCAGAAttcagagggaaggcaggggcaCAGGGCCTAGTGTGGGGACAAGGAGGGGAGTCCACAGGCTGAGTCACAACTGTTGCTGCTCCAGGAGCACAGGCCTAGCCTATCCCCTCCCACAGTCTCTACTGTGGGGCTCCTGCTTGCCTGCTTGCCCCGCCACTTCATATGAGAAGAGGCCTTTGGAGTAGGGTCTGAAAACGCCTTCTCACACCTTCCTCCTGGATTTGGGAATCCCATGCAACCCCTGCCCTTCACTGAACCTCCTCATCCTAGAAATGAGCCAGGTGAGTACAACCTCATATAACCTGACAGCAAGAACTCAGACAAGCTCAGGCCTCAGTTCTGATAGCTCCTTACTGTCAGATGACAATGggaagtgggggcgggggggggtggctGGGTGCAGGAAGACTGGGGGCCTGTTGAAGTTGCACAGACTGCTGGCTGGCAGGGCCCAGGGTAGGTGGTGTGAGAATAGCAGGCAGTCAGGGGGAGGGCAGGACTCACGGGGGCTGAGAGCAGCATGGGGGCTCCACGTGATGTGTCAGCAGGAAGGGGACCCACCCAGGGGCCAAGATGAGAGGGGCCGGGCTCTCATCccaggaggaaggggtgggaaggCCTTTACAGACCCAAATCCAAAGGCCTGTTCTCACAGGAAGTGGCTTGGGTCAAGCAGGCAAGGCAGAAGCCCCACAGGAGAGACTGGGGAAGGGGTGAGGCCAGGCCTGTGCTCCTGGAGCAGCAGCAGTTGTGGTTCAGCCTGTGATTTGCACCTCACCAGCCTTCTGGTGACCCAGAGCCCCATCACTGAGTGGCCCTGCCTTGAGCAGAGGTGCCTGGGTATGGTGGGCCTGAGCTGGGATAGAGACGCCCAGCTGGGGGCACCAGGAAGAGATGGGGGCAGGGACTCTGGTCCTGAGATCTGTGTGTGCTGCTGGCTCAGAGGCTGGAGGGGAGCGAAGGAAGGAGGTTTGCCTGCAGCCCCTCAAGGCTGTCAGGAAGCAAAGCCCTCCTCTGGGGACCTGCTCTCTGGTCCTTTAGGCCCCCCTCGGGAGGATCCAGACCTGAGTAAAGGNNNNNNNNNNNNNNNNNNNNNNNNNCGTCGAGCAGATTTGATTCCTCACTGGCCTCCAGTCCTAGCCCTGAGCAGGGCGTGTACATGGGGCTGGGGGTGACTCTGAATGCAGGTAAGGAAGGAGGACCGGTGACAAAAGCAGCTCGGCCTtggggcgtgggggtggggtgtaTCTCTCCTCCCAAATACTTGGAGTAGCTTAGGGCCAAGTGCTTTGGAGTAGCTTAGGCCCAAGTGCTTTTTTAGTTTCTACTTCATCAGAGTAGTGTAGTTGATTCATCCTTGAATGTGCCGTGAGTAAGTTGCTGCactcctgtcagactctttgagaccccatggactatacagtccgtggaattctccaggattgaatactggagtggatagcctttcccgtctctagggatcttcccaaccagggatcgaacccaggtctccaacattgcaggtggattctttaccatctaagg is a window of Capra hircus breed San Clemente chromosome 9, ASM170441v1, whole genome shotgun sequence DNA encoding:
- the LOC108636773 gene encoding NKG2D ligand 3-like — its product is MDWKAGPGARLGFAALALLVAPRFCTARGDAHSLSYNFTVDLQPGRRQLWCEVQGQVDGEVFLSYDCGHAKIIFTSLLGEEVKTIKAWEIQVETLRDIRDWIKDQLHDFTLEKRMARDPLTLQARMACRCEDDRHISGSWQFGLNGQMSLHFDLENGHWRVDHPGGRWMKEKWESDRAVTDFLKKVSMGDCRAWLQAFMVRWEEMLKTTAPLGRIQT